From Faecalicatena sp. Marseille-Q4148:
AAAGTTCATGGAGGAGCCATTGCGCTTGAAATGAATGCAGTTGTGAAAGATTCTGACGTAATACTTCGGGAGGAACTTCACAGAGAAGAGAAAATAGAAGTGGCCAGATATGCGGCGTCACTGATCCAACCGAATGATTTTGTATATCTTGATGCAGGAACGACAACAGGCTATCTAATTGACTTCCTGAAAGAAAAACGGGCAGTCTTCATGACAAATGGTGTGATGCATGCGAGAAAGCTCGTTCAGAAAGGATATACAGTATATCTTCCGGGCGGCGAGTTTAAGGCAGTTACGGAAGCTTTGATCGGAGAGATGGCGATACAGAATCTGCAGAAATATCATTTTACAAAAGGATTCTGGGGAACCAATGGGATTGATTCCCGCCATGGATTTACAACTCCGGACGCGCGGGAAGCGCAGATCAAGCAATGCTCTATGGAACAGACAGAAAAACGCTATGTTTTAAGCGACAGCAGTAAGATTGGGAAGGTATCCTGTGTCACTTTCGGGGCATTTGAAGATGCCGGGATGATCGTTGCCGGAGACGTACCGCAGGAATACAAAAAATATAAACATATGATTCATGTGTAGGAGGAAAAAAGGATGGTATCATTTAAATTTACAGTAAAAGACGACGAAGGAATTCATGCTAGACCGGCAGGAATGCTTGTGAAACATGTAGGATCTCTTTCAAGCGCAGTAGAGATTGAATTTAATGGAAAGAAAGTTTCCGCTAAGAAGCTTCTTGCAGTTATGGGACTTGGTGTAAAATGCGGAAATGAAATCGAAGTAGTTGTAACAGGTGATAATGAAGCAGCAGATGCCGACAGCGTAAAGACATTTTTAGAAGAAAACTTATAAAAAATGGCGGTGAAAGGCGGTTGCGTAATGAATAGATTGGAAGGAAAAACAGTATTTTCCGGTATTGCGATCGGAAAGATATCAATACTGCTGAAGGCAGACCAGAGCGTAAAAAGATATCATGTGGAAGAGATAGAGGCTGAGATCCGGAGAGTGGAGGAAGCTAAGCAGACAGCGACAGAAGAATTACAAAAGCTGTATGAGAAAGCGCTTCAGGAAGTGGGAGAATCCGGTGCGGCAATCTTTGAAGTGCATCAGATGATGCTTGATGATGAAGACTATCTGGATTCAATCCACAATATTATTGAGACGCAGCAGGTAAATGCAGAATATGCCGTTGCATCTACAGGCGATAACTTTTCAGCAATGTTTGCAGCAATGGATGATGACTATATGCAGGCGCGTGCGGCAGACATCAAAGATATTTCAGAACGTCTGGTCCGGGTACTGGCAGGACACGGTGAGGATTTGATGGATGCAGACGAGCCGGTAATTGTTGTGGCAGAGGATCTGGCTCCAAGCGAAACTGTTCAGATGGATAAGAGCAAGGTGCTGGCATTTGTGACAAGATTTGGTTCTTCCAATTCCCATACAGCAATTCTTGCGAGAACAATGAATATTCCAGCGCTGATCAATGTGGATTATGATGTGCAGATGAATGGTGCCCTTGGAATTGTAGATGGAAAGAATGGGGTACTCATTGTTGATCCTGATGAAGAAACATTAGAGAAATACCGTACAATTCAGGCAGAAGAAGCAGAGAAGAAGGCGATGCTGAAAGAGCTGAAAGGGAAGGAAACTGCTACAAAGAGCGGAAGAAAGATCAATCTTTATGCGAATATCGGAAGCCTTTCTGATGTGGCAAGTGTACTTCAGAATGATGCCGGAGGTATTGGATTGTTCCGCAGTGAGTTTATCTATCTGGAGAAGGATCAGTATCCGACAGAAGAAGAGCAGTTCCAAATCTATAAAACAGTTGCACAGAATATGGCAGGTAAGAAAGTAATTATCCGTACATTGGATATCGGTGCAGACAAGCAGGTAGATTACTTTAATATGGATCACGAAGAGAATCCGGCAATGGGATATCGTGCGATCCGGATCTGTCTTGACCGTCCGGAGATTTTCAAGACACAGCTGCGGGCGCTGTTCCGTGCAAGCGCTTATGGAACGATTGCAATTATGTATCCAATGATTATTTCTGTTAATGAAGTGCATCAGATTAAAGCAATTGTAGAAGAAGTGAAGCAGGAGCTGACACAGGAAAATATCCCATTTGGCGAAGTTGAGCAGGGAATTATGATTGAAACACCGGCGGCTGTTATGATCAGTGATCTTCTTGCAAAAGAAGTTGATTTCTTCAGTATCGGTACGAATGACTTGACACAGTATACGCTTGCGATTGACCGTCAGAATGCTAAACTTGACAATATCTATGATGCGCACCATGAGGCAGTGCTCCGCATGATCCGCATGGTTGTGGAAAATGCGCATAAAGAAGGAATCTGGGCAGGAATCTGTGGAGAACTTGGCGCAGATATGTCGTTAACAGAGACTTTTGTTGAGATGGGAGTAGATGAACTTTCTGTTTCTCCTACTTTTGTACTTCCAATCCGTAAAATTATCCGGGAGATGGAATAAGAATAGCGGACTGCAGTGAAAAGATTTGTTACATGAGAATTTAGAATCCGACAGAGAATGAAAGAGCTCTGCCGGATTCTTTTGTTTCCGAATGAAATATTTTTATGATTTCCAGAGTGAAATATAGTAAGGAATATGTTATGCTTAGTATAGTGTGTTAGACGAATATACAGAAGGAAAGGTGGATTGTTATGAACTATCCTGCGTGTGAGAAGAAGGATTTTCAGACAGAATATTTTGGACACAAGGTAGAAGATCCGTATCGTTGGCTGACAGATAACCATGATCCGGAAGTGCTGGCCTGGGTAAAAGCAGAAAATGCCTGTACCGATGAATGGTTTGAGAAAGAAAAGCTGGAAGCAAAGATTCAGGCTTTGAAAAAGGGAAAACGACGTCCGCTGTACAGTGCAATTTCTAAGTGGAGAGATGGATTTCTTGCTGCAAAGCGGGAAGATGGATATCCTGTTGTAGTGAAGTTAAGTCAGGATATGCAGGCAGAAGAAATCATTGCAGAGAGAGGAACACTTCCGGAATATACACCATATTCAGCGACGGCATGTCCGAAAGAGCAGAAGTATTTGGCGCTTTATGGGTTAAAAGATGAAGCTGCCAGACCGTCAGTGTTGATCATTGACTGTGAGAAGCGAGAGATTGTTGAAACGATCAAGGGAACATTTAATTATGCGTGGTCTGCATCCGATTTGGTACTCTACTATTCTGAAACGGTTTCTGATGCAAAGACACAGGAAAGTTATTCCAGAATGTGCGCTTATCATGCAGATACAGGAGTAACCGAATGTGTATTTGAAGACAGGGAATATTCTGTACTTGGCGATGTGCATGTGGCATCAGATGAACATACAATTTTGTTTGAATACTGGAGTGATTACTCCCATTCCAGATATTTCAGTTATGATGAAATGACAAAAGAAGTGAGGAGTATTAATGGAGATCATGCGGCAGAAATGCGCTATATTGATACAAAAGCAGGAGAACACTACTTTATTATGAAGGAAGATGCTCCTTTTGGAAAACTGATCGCCATTGCACAGGGAAAGTCTTTACAAGATGCCAGAGTATTGAGAGAAGAAGGAGAAGAAGTTCTGGATTCAGGATTTATGCTTGAGGACAGCGTGTATCTGATGAGCCTGAAAGCGGCGTGTGCGAGACTTATCTGTCTGCAGGAAGAAGAGCAGGCTGTACAGGAAAGAGAAGTAAAACTTCCGGAAGAAATCGGAACATTAACGGTGTGTGGAAGCGCCGGTGGAAAGAAATATTTTCAATACCAGTCTTTTGTTATGCCTCCTGTATTGTTAGAATTTGACGGAAAGACGATGAAGACTGTTCTGAAGAGTTCAGATGTGTCTCATCCGGACGTGATTACAGAGCAGCGCTATGCAAAATCAGTCAAAGACGGAAGAGAGATTCCTTACTTTGTCGTGAGAAGAAAAGATTTAAAACCAGAGGAGTGTAAAGCTGTCTGGATGTATGCTTATGGTGGGTATAATTTCTCGGAAGTGCCGGCTTATGAAATGCCTTGTACCGGTCTTAGAGTGGCAGAATGGGCAGAGGATAAGGGAATTTATATCCTGGCATCGATTCGGGGAGGAAATGAATTCGGAAGCCAATGGCACGAAGAAGGCATGGGACTTTTAAAGAAAAACTGTTATTATGATATGATCGGAATTGCAGAACAGATGATTGAAGAGGGATGGACGAGAAAGGGAGAAGTGATTGTTACCGGTGCGTCCAATGGCGGGTTAATGGTATCAGCGCTTGTAACGATGCGTCCGGATCTGTTCGGATGTGTGATCGGTTCTGTTCCGCACACGGACATGCTTCAATTTGCAGAAGATGACAGAGGGCCGATGTACATTACGGAATACGGAAATCCGCGGGAAAGTGAAGAAATGTTTAAATATCTGTTGAGTTATTCTCCGTATCATAATGTAAAACAGATTGCATATCCGTGGATTTATCTTCAGACAGGAGAATGC
This genomic window contains:
- a CDS encoding DeoR/GlpR transcriptional regulator, which gives rise to MLAEERMEEIVRLVREYGSMTVQKLMEYTGASESTLRRDLNALDKRGMLTKVHGGAIALEMNAVVKDSDVILREELHREEKIEVARYAASLIQPNDFVYLDAGTTTGYLIDFLKEKRAVFMTNGVMHARKLVQKGYTVYLPGGEFKAVTEALIGEMAIQNLQKYHFTKGFWGTNGIDSRHGFTTPDAREAQIKQCSMEQTEKRYVLSDSSKIGKVSCVTFGAFEDAGMIVAGDVPQEYKKYKHMIHV
- a CDS encoding HPr family phosphocarrier protein is translated as MVSFKFTVKDDEGIHARPAGMLVKHVGSLSSAVEIEFNGKKVSAKKLLAVMGLGVKCGNEIEVVVTGDNEAADADSVKTFLEENL
- the ptsP gene encoding phosphoenolpyruvate--protein phosphotransferase, with amino-acid sequence MNRLEGKTVFSGIAIGKISILLKADQSVKRYHVEEIEAEIRRVEEAKQTATEELQKLYEKALQEVGESGAAIFEVHQMMLDDEDYLDSIHNIIETQQVNAEYAVASTGDNFSAMFAAMDDDYMQARAADIKDISERLVRVLAGHGEDLMDADEPVIVVAEDLAPSETVQMDKSKVLAFVTRFGSSNSHTAILARTMNIPALINVDYDVQMNGALGIVDGKNGVLIVDPDEETLEKYRTIQAEEAEKKAMLKELKGKETATKSGRKINLYANIGSLSDVASVLQNDAGGIGLFRSEFIYLEKDQYPTEEEQFQIYKTVAQNMAGKKVIIRTLDIGADKQVDYFNMDHEENPAMGYRAIRICLDRPEIFKTQLRALFRASAYGTIAIMYPMIISVNEVHQIKAIVEEVKQELTQENIPFGEVEQGIMIETPAAVMISDLLAKEVDFFSIGTNDLTQYTLAIDRQNAKLDNIYDAHHEAVLRMIRMVVENAHKEGIWAGICGELGADMSLTETFVEMGVDELSVSPTFVLPIRKIIREME
- a CDS encoding S9 family peptidase; translated protein: MNYPACEKKDFQTEYFGHKVEDPYRWLTDNHDPEVLAWVKAENACTDEWFEKEKLEAKIQALKKGKRRPLYSAISKWRDGFLAAKREDGYPVVVKLSQDMQAEEIIAERGTLPEYTPYSATACPKEQKYLALYGLKDEAARPSVLIIDCEKREIVETIKGTFNYAWSASDLVLYYSETVSDAKTQESYSRMCAYHADTGVTECVFEDREYSVLGDVHVASDEHTILFEYWSDYSHSRYFSYDEMTKEVRSINGDHAAEMRYIDTKAGEHYFIMKEDAPFGKLIAIAQGKSLQDARVLREEGEEVLDSGFMLEDSVYLMSLKAACARLICLQEEEQAVQEREVKLPEEIGTLTVCGSAGGKKYFQYQSFVMPPVLLEFDGKTMKTVLKSSDVSHPDVITEQRYAKSVKDGREIPYFVVRRKDLKPEECKAVWMYAYGGYNFSEVPAYEMPCTGLRVAEWAEDKGIYILASIRGGNEFGSQWHEEGMGLLKKNCYYDMIGIAEQMIEEGWTRKGEVIVTGASNGGLMVSALVTMRPDLFGCVIGSVPHTDMLQFAEDDRGPMYITEYGNPRESEEMFKYLLSYSPYHNVKQIAYPWIYLQTGECDNNVPPYHGKKFAARLQELNQSDAPILLRVLKDGSHDRGAGEVFWRTTAEMQLFVDEYIAYRENER